A region of Selenomonadales bacterium 4137-cl DNA encodes the following proteins:
- a CDS encoding sensor histidine kinase yields the protein MNLLSGMIVLAIIISLFYLSLVDNTEKQIAVQARSVANLAAARVDVIQAYLSKDPSKNLGGIAYEVERKTNAAFVVFLDKNGIRYTHPNPDLIGKPFTGNDELPALREGRSYISKAIGISGPSIRAFAPVFEYTGNQLGAVAVGFWEPDIANIIWGVFRILYIIIPVSLVSVALFSFLLASNVKKTLFGMEPAEIAMQLKERETMLESVREGIIAIDADCKVTVANSAARIILAPEENILGNDVTKVIPNTRLPIVMMSRAAELDEPMLLNGHVVLVNRIPLMVGNNAVGAISTFRDMTEINNLAEELTGARQLVDSLRARSHEFMNKLQAVSGLIQLGSYAEARKYITRLTAKEQSFIEFLLKNIANPAAAGLLEGKSAEAQERGIALSIDPHSRLSALPSYFDENALIIVLGNLIENAMDAVQDLPPGKRRVNVLIAQDADGIFIRVVDNGCGVPSHYLTQIFEKGFSTKEWGRGYGLANVKARVELASGSIDVKSDASGTEIAVRIPVGPACSQE from the coding sequence TTGAATCTGCTCAGCGGTATGATAGTGTTGGCAATCATCATTTCGCTATTTTATCTGTCGCTTGTCGATAATACCGAGAAGCAAATAGCTGTCCAGGCGCGGAGCGTCGCTAATCTTGCGGCTGCACGGGTGGATGTCATCCAGGCTTATCTTAGCAAAGACCCGTCGAAAAATCTGGGAGGGATTGCGTACGAGGTGGAAAGAAAAACGAACGCCGCTTTTGTCGTGTTTCTGGACAAGAACGGCATTCGTTACACTCATCCTAACCCGGATCTGATTGGCAAGCCTTTTACCGGCAACGATGAGCTGCCGGCGTTGCGCGAGGGCCGGTCGTATATTTCGAAGGCGATTGGCATATCCGGCCCGTCGATCCGCGCCTTCGCTCCGGTGTTCGAATATACCGGCAACCAGTTGGGCGCGGTGGCGGTGGGCTTCTGGGAGCCCGATATCGCCAATATCATCTGGGGAGTTTTCCGCATCTTGTATATTATCATCCCGGTCAGCCTCGTTTCGGTCGCGCTGTTTTCCTTTCTACTGGCGAGCAATGTAAAAAAGACGCTGTTCGGCATGGAGCCGGCGGAAATCGCCATGCAGCTTAAGGAACGGGAGACGATGCTGGAGTCGGTCCGGGAGGGTATCATCGCGATCGATGCCGATTGCAAGGTGACGGTGGCCAACAGCGCCGCCCGTATAATCCTGGCGCCGGAGGAGAATATTCTCGGCAACGATGTGACCAAGGTGATTCCCAATACCAGGCTACCGATCGTGATGATGAGCAGGGCGGCCGAGCTGGACGAGCCGATGCTCCTCAACGGCCACGTGGTGCTGGTAAACCGTATCCCGCTCATGGTCGGCAACAACGCGGTGGGCGCGATTTCAACTTTCCGCGATATGACGGAGATCAATAATCTGGCCGAAGAGCTGACGGGAGCGAGGCAGCTTGTGGATTCGCTGCGGGCGCGAAGCCACGAGTTCATGAACAAGCTGCAGGCCGTTTCGGGCCTTATCCAGCTCGGTTCGTACGCGGAGGCCCGCAAGTATATAACCAGGCTGACGGCGAAGGAGCAGTCGTTTATCGAGTTTTTGCTGAAGAATATCGCCAATCCTGCGGCCGCCGGACTGCTGGAGGGCAAGTCGGCCGAGGCGCAGGAGCGGGGAATCGCGTTGTCGATTGACCCGCACAGCAGGCTCTCGGCGTTGCCGTCGTATTTCGATGAGAACGCGCTCATCATCGTGCTGGGCAACCTGATTGAGAACGCGATGGATGCCGTGCAGGATCTCCCCCCGGGCAAGAGGAGGGTAAACGTGCTGATAGCGCAGGACGCTGACGGGATATTCATCAGGGTCGTGGATAACGGCTGCGGAGTGCCAAGTCATTATCTGACCCAGATTTTCGAGAAGGGTTTTTCGACCAAGGAGTGGGGGAGGGGGTACGGGCTGGCGAATGTCAAAGCTAGGGTTGAATTGGCGTCCGGTTCGATCGATGTAAAAAGCGATGCTTCGGGAACCGAGATTGCGGTGAGGATACCCGTCGGGCCGGCCTGTTCGCAGGAATAG
- a CDS encoding response regulator: MSFSVLIVEDDPMVSDILRRVIERMNGFKVAGISATETDALSSIARLSPDLILLDIYLPTGNGLNILKHVRHRELATDVILVTAAKDVQTISATLRFGAIDYIIKPFDLDRLKAALKNYARMRKVFHKKEEIRQDDLDKIANRVDPDAEEVKEPFHEDLPKGVHQLTLEQLLTILLREKKPMTCQEIATAMAMSKITVWRYLEYLVETKMIKYSLLYGSTGRPSKLYFIEG, translated from the coding sequence ATGTCTTTTTCGGTGCTGATTGTGGAGGACGACCCGATGGTGTCGGATATTCTTCGGCGGGTTATCGAGCGGATGAACGGTTTTAAAGTGGCGGGCATAAGCGCTACGGAAACCGATGCGCTCAGCAGCATCGCCAGGTTATCGCCCGATTTGATCCTTCTGGATATTTATCTGCCAACCGGTAACGGGCTTAATATCCTCAAGCATGTCCGGCACAGGGAACTGGCCACCGATGTCATCCTCGTCACCGCCGCTAAGGATGTGCAGACGATTTCCGCGACGCTAAGGTTTGGGGCGATCGACTATATAATCAAGCCTTTCGATCTGGACCGCTTGAAGGCCGCGCTGAAGAATTACGCCAGGATGCGCAAGGTGTTCCACAAGAAAGAGGAGATCCGCCAGGACGATCTCGATAAGATCGCCAACCGGGTCGACCCGGATGCCGAAGAGGTGAAGGAGCCCTTTCACGAGGATCTGCCCAAGGGTGTGCATCAACTGACGCTGGAGCAGCTGCTGACGATTCTCCTGCGGGAGAAAAAACCGATGACATGCCAGGAGATCGCGACGGCGATGGCGATGTCGAAGATTACCGTCTGGCGCTATCTGGAGTATCTCGTGGAGACGAAGATGATCAAATATTCGTTGTTGTACGGCAGTACCGGCAGGCCCTCGAAGCTTTATTTCATCGAAGGTTGA
- a CDS encoding 6-phosphofructokinase, with product MALIGKALVAQGGGPTAVINQTLAGIVLEARKFAQITKVYGAVNGVAGIIREDFLDLTQETTHNLEQVALTPSSALLSTRDKPDSKYCHEIFKVLKAHDIRYFFYIGGNDSADTVRIVNDEAEASGYEMRAIHVPKTIDNDLTGNDHTPGFGSAARFIAQAFMGINLDVRALPGVYLGIVMGRHAGFLAASSAIAQKYPEDGPHLIYLPERIFDIDEFLAAVKKTYDRHRKCVVALSEGICDRSGDPIVLSLRKDTEFDAHGNVSLSGSWVIGDLLTQQIKEKLGISRVRSDTFGYLQRSFLGCVSDVDQHEAREVGERAVQMAVWNNVDGSIAIVRTGYYSVDYRLQPLADVAGKTRTMPDEFINAEGNHVTDAFKFYVRPLMGSGLPSPSQLRAPRVPKLLERE from the coding sequence ATGGCCCTGATAGGTAAAGCCCTCGTCGCCCAGGGAGGCGGACCCACCGCCGTCATCAACCAGACCCTGGCCGGCATCGTCCTCGAAGCCCGCAAGTTCGCCCAGATCACCAAAGTATACGGCGCGGTCAACGGCGTCGCCGGCATCATCCGCGAAGACTTCCTTGACCTCACCCAGGAAACCACGCACAACCTCGAACAAGTCGCCCTCACCCCCTCCTCCGCCCTTCTCTCCACCCGCGACAAGCCTGACAGCAAATACTGCCACGAAATATTCAAAGTCCTCAAAGCCCACGACATCCGCTACTTCTTCTACATCGGCGGCAACGACTCCGCCGACACCGTCCGCATCGTCAACGACGAAGCCGAAGCCTCCGGCTACGAAATGCGCGCCATCCACGTCCCCAAAACCATCGACAACGACCTGACGGGCAACGACCACACCCCCGGCTTCGGCTCGGCCGCCCGCTTCATCGCCCAGGCCTTCATGGGCATCAACCTCGACGTCCGTGCCCTGCCCGGCGTCTACCTCGGCATCGTCATGGGCCGGCACGCCGGCTTCCTCGCCGCCTCGTCCGCCATCGCCCAGAAATACCCCGAGGACGGTCCCCACCTCATCTATCTGCCGGAGCGCATCTTCGACATCGACGAATTCCTTGCCGCGGTCAAAAAGACCTACGACCGCCACCGCAAATGCGTCGTTGCCCTCTCCGAAGGCATCTGCGACCGCTCGGGCGACCCCATCGTCCTCTCATTGCGCAAGGACACCGAATTCGACGCCCACGGCAACGTCTCCCTATCAGGCAGCTGGGTCATCGGCGACCTTCTCACCCAGCAGATCAAAGAAAAACTCGGCATCTCCCGCGTTCGTAGCGACACCTTCGGCTACCTTCAGCGGTCCTTCCTCGGCTGCGTCTCCGACGTCGACCAGCACGAGGCCCGCGAAGTCGGTGAGCGCGCGGTGCAAATGGCCGTCTGGAACAACGTCGACGGCTCCATCGCCATCGTCCGCACCGGCTACTACTCGGTCGACTACCGTCTCCAGCCCCTCGCCGACGTCGCCGGCAAAACCCGCACCATGCCCGACGAATTCATCAACGCCGAAGGCAACCACGTCACCGACGCCTTCAAATTCTACGTCCGGCCCCTCATGGGCTCCGGCCTGCCCTCCCCCTCCCAGCTCCGCGCCCCGCGCGTCCCCAAACTGCTGGAGCGGGAATAA
- a CDS encoding PhzF family phenazine biosynthesis isomerase, producing the protein MKPFPFKKIDAFADGLASGNPAGCIYLGADTVIAAAEMQRIARELKGFVNEVGYLRPLEDSFALQFYSSECEVEFCGHATIAIMYDLISDSEELRRKPELSLLVGADRLVVVNRVPQEDAVYITAPPPRRLPCPLAAGEIARALAASASDVDAVLPARLINAGLRTLILPLAALDACLALLPPQEELRLFCEQHGVDIILVFARETALASAHFRTRVFAPKYGYLEDPATGSGNAAFGHYLHDQGLWRPDGVIIEQGPSRDNPNIVRLRSVGEGHDRRILFGGRAVLRISGQYCLHG; encoded by the coding sequence ATGAAACCCTTTCCCTTCAAAAAGATCGACGCCTTCGCCGACGGCCTGGCCTCGGGCAACCCCGCCGGCTGCATCTACCTCGGCGCAGACACCGTCATCGCCGCCGCCGAAATGCAGCGCATCGCCCGCGAACTCAAAGGCTTCGTCAACGAAGTCGGCTACCTCCGGCCGCTTGAGGACAGCTTCGCCCTGCAATTCTACTCCTCCGAATGCGAGGTCGAATTCTGCGGCCACGCCACCATCGCCATCATGTACGACCTCATCAGCGACAGCGAAGAACTCCGCCGCAAACCGGAGCTATCCCTCCTGGTCGGCGCCGACCGGCTCGTGGTCGTCAACCGCGTTCCGCAAGAAGATGCCGTTTACATCACCGCCCCCCCGCCCCGCCGCCTCCCTTGCCCGCTCGCGGCCGGGGAAATAGCGCGCGCCCTCGCGGCCAGCGCCTCCGACGTCGACGCCGTCCTGCCTGCGAGGCTGATCAATGCCGGCCTCCGCACCCTCATCCTGCCGCTCGCCGCCCTGGACGCCTGCCTCGCCCTGCTACCCCCGCAGGAAGAGCTTCGCCTGTTCTGCGAACAGCACGGCGTCGACATTATCCTCGTCTTCGCCCGCGAAACAGCCTTGGCGTCCGCCCACTTCCGCACCCGCGTCTTCGCCCCCAAATACGGCTACCTCGAAGACCCGGCCACCGGCTCGGGCAACGCCGCCTTCGGCCACTACCTCCACGACCAGGGCCTGTGGCGGCCAGACGGCGTCATCATCGAGCAGGGCCCCTCCCGTGACAATCCGAACATCGTCAGACTGCGCAGCGTCGGGGAAGGCCATGACCGGCGCATCCTGTTCGGCGGCCGCGCCGTGCTGCGCATCAGCGGCCAATATTGCCTTCACGGCTAG
- a CDS encoding cupin domain-containing protein has product MEIVNYLDAQTSQPPDPGTGLSIRRLTADPQLSLYFAAIDPGVTLPAHYHKDGAEAYHIVGGRGEIAVGALKGDAVEWQQAASVKAGDCFSIRAGQVHRLVNSGDTILQVVFSAPPPHLGEDRFFVSIEVK; this is encoded by the coding sequence ATGGAAATTGTGAATTACCTTGATGCCCAGACAAGCCAGCCCCCCGATCCCGGCACCGGCCTCAGCATCCGCAGGCTCACCGCCGACCCGCAGCTCTCGCTGTACTTCGCCGCCATTGACCCGGGAGTCACGCTCCCTGCCCACTACCATAAAGACGGCGCGGAAGCCTACCACATCGTCGGCGGCAGGGGCGAAATCGCCGTTGGCGCCTTGAAAGGCGACGCGGTCGAGTGGCAGCAGGCGGCATCCGTCAAGGCGGGCGACTGCTTCAGCATCCGGGCGGGCCAGGTCCACCGCCTGGTCAACAGCGGCGACACCATCCTGCAGGTCGTCTTCTCCGCTCCTCCCCCTCACCTCGGTGAAGATCGTTTCTTCGTCTCCATTGAAGTAAAATAG
- a CDS encoding XRE family transcriptional regulator, which produces MEEIGKNVAANLKELRKRRQLTLEELAERSAVSRSMLGEIERGRATPTITVLWKIAQALKTPLTTLIGNREDSFTVVRATDRVPFNEEAGHAITSIFPYYEPHRLEALAIDLAPGAALDNAGHMKGVEEYLFVLEGAIEVTVQREKIGLRARDSIRFAADTAHRIENVAAGAARLLNIIYYR; this is translated from the coding sequence GTGGAGGAAATCGGTAAAAATGTGGCGGCTAATCTGAAGGAGCTGAGGAAGCGCCGTCAGCTTACGCTGGAGGAGCTGGCGGAGAGGTCGGCGGTGAGCAGGAGCATGCTGGGCGAGATCGAGCGCGGGCGGGCGACGCCGACGATAACGGTGCTGTGGAAGATCGCGCAGGCGCTCAAGACGCCGCTGACAACGCTGATCGGCAACCGGGAGGACAGTTTTACGGTGGTGCGTGCTACCGACCGGGTTCCCTTTAATGAGGAGGCGGGGCATGCCATAACGAGTATTTTCCCGTATTACGAGCCTCACCGCCTGGAAGCGCTGGCGATCGACCTGGCGCCGGGGGCGGCGCTCGATAACGCCGGCCATATGAAGGGTGTGGAGGAGTATCTGTTCGTGCTGGAGGGCGCGATTGAGGTTACTGTGCAGCGGGAGAAGATAGGCCTCCGCGCCCGGGATTCGATCCGGTTCGCGGCCGATACGGCCCACCGGATCGAAAACGTCGCCGCCGGTGCCGCGCGGCTGTTGAACATAATTTATTACCGCTAG
- a CDS encoding ABC transporter substrate-binding protein produces MKTSFKITVISLIVVMLAGLLAGCGSNSSSSAEIKIGLLNELTGGNATFGASTTNGAKMAIKEANAKGGVLGKQIKAVVADNKSEPSESANGMTKLLTQDKVVAVTGVFASSNAIAASNVVESVKVPFLAVGATNPKVTVDEKTGKVKDYTFRVCFIDPFQGTVGANFALGTLKLKKAVILVDNSSDYSKGLSAFFKAAFAKGGGTVLGEEAYLQKDQDFKAILTKTKALNPEMIYVPGYYEEVGKIVKQARELGIAVPIIGGDGWDSPKLVEVGTAAALNNTYFTNHYSVDDTSAASKAFVDAYKKEYGQAPDAMAVLGYDAANVLIDAIKRANSTDPAKIRDALAATKNFPAITGATTLNATHDAVKSAVIIEMKNGKQVYRATVKP; encoded by the coding sequence ATGAAAACGTCATTCAAAATAACGGTAATATCACTGATCGTCGTCATGCTGGCCGGCCTACTGGCCGGCTGCGGGAGCAATTCCTCGTCTTCCGCCGAAATCAAGATCGGCCTACTCAACGAACTGACCGGCGGCAACGCCACCTTCGGCGCCTCCACCACCAACGGCGCCAAGATGGCCATAAAAGAAGCCAACGCTAAAGGCGGGGTACTCGGCAAACAGATCAAAGCCGTCGTTGCCGACAACAAAAGCGAACCTTCCGAATCGGCCAACGGCATGACCAAACTCCTCACCCAGGACAAAGTCGTCGCCGTAACCGGCGTATTCGCCAGCTCCAACGCCATTGCCGCCTCCAACGTCGTCGAATCCGTCAAGGTGCCCTTCCTCGCCGTCGGCGCCACCAACCCCAAAGTAACGGTCGACGAAAAAACCGGCAAAGTGAAAGACTACACCTTCCGCGTCTGCTTCATCGACCCCTTCCAGGGCACGGTCGGCGCCAACTTCGCGCTCGGCACCCTCAAACTCAAAAAGGCCGTGATCCTCGTCGACAACAGCAGCGACTACAGCAAGGGCCTGTCGGCCTTCTTCAAGGCCGCCTTCGCCAAAGGCGGCGGCACCGTCCTCGGCGAGGAAGCCTACCTGCAGAAAGACCAGGACTTCAAAGCCATCCTCACCAAGACTAAAGCCCTCAACCCGGAAATGATCTACGTACCCGGCTACTATGAAGAAGTCGGCAAAATCGTCAAACAGGCCCGCGAACTCGGCATCGCCGTGCCGATCATCGGCGGCGACGGCTGGGATTCGCCCAAACTCGTCGAAGTCGGCACTGCTGCGGCCCTCAACAACACCTACTTCACCAACCACTACTCCGTAGACGACACCAGCGCCGCCTCCAAGGCTTTCGTCGATGCTTACAAAAAAGAATACGGGCAGGCCCCCGATGCCATGGCCGTCCTCGGCTACGACGCCGCCAACGTCCTCATCGACGCCATCAAGCGCGCCAACAGCACCGACCCGGCGAAGATCCGCGACGCCCTCGCGGCCACCAAAAACTTCCCGGCGATCACCGGGGCCACCACGCTCAACGCTACCCACGACGCCGTCAAGAGCGCGGTCATAATCGAAATGAAGAACGGCAAGCAGGTGTACAGGGCGACCGTCAAGCCGTAA
- a CDS encoding DNA methyltransferase codes for MILDCNKADSAYWTSLQDNVSCLDWEFHNANTQYLTHNLHRYSGKFIPQIARQAIELLSSPEETVLDIYVGSGTTLVEAVLAGRHSIGIDLNPLAALISKVKITPIPMERLEKLTLDFRFLIERLAELDDSSLFAKTSNISLGLQQDSRLTDPWFTKWYQLPVLKELIVIHQNIKIIEDKDCRDLALVAFSDIVRRSSNAHNGYPNVMFHRDAKPRPLPGGLFLKSLYDCIQMVQELMIYPFSKYTPEIILGDAANIPLSNSSIDAIVTHPPYIGSIPYAEYGSLSLKWLGYEPKALDEKLTGGRRQSKDVVERFCNSYQKAMLEAFRVLKPGRSMFMMVGNPLVKGEIVDLGSITKELATIAGFNLIAETTRAGVNRRANKMGTELLLFFQKP; via the coding sequence ATGATATTAGACTGTAATAAAGCTGATAGTGCCTATTGGACTAGTCTTCAGGATAATGTATCTTGTCTAGACTGGGAGTTTCACAACGCAAATACCCAATACTTGACACATAATCTTCACCGGTATTCGGGTAAATTCATTCCGCAAATTGCAAGACAGGCCATTGAACTACTATCTTCCCCAGAAGAAACTGTTCTCGATATATATGTAGGTTCAGGCACTACCTTAGTAGAAGCAGTTTTGGCCGGACGCCATTCTATAGGAATAGATTTGAACCCTTTAGCAGCGCTTATTTCCAAAGTAAAGATTACTCCAATACCTATGGAGCGCTTAGAAAAACTAACCTTAGATTTTCGGTTTTTAATTGAAAGACTTGCTGAGCTTGATGATTCATCTTTATTTGCCAAGACATCTAATATTAGCCTGGGATTACAACAGGATTCTAGGCTAACAGATCCATGGTTCACAAAATGGTATCAGCTTCCGGTTCTAAAAGAACTAATAGTTATTCATCAAAATATTAAGATTATTGAAGATAAGGATTGTCGGGACTTAGCATTAGTTGCTTTTAGCGATATAGTTCGGCGCAGTAGCAACGCTCACAATGGATACCCTAATGTAATGTTTCATAGAGACGCAAAACCCCGCCCGCTTCCGGGAGGTTTATTTTTAAAGTCTTTATATGACTGCATTCAAATGGTTCAAGAATTAATGATATATCCATTTTCAAAGTATACCCCCGAGATAATTCTTGGAGATGCGGCAAATATACCGCTTAGTAATAGCTCTATAGATGCAATTGTTACTCACCCACCCTATATTGGGTCTATTCCCTACGCTGAGTATGGGAGCCTAAGTCTTAAATGGTTGGGATATGAGCCAAAAGCATTAGACGAAAAGCTCACTGGCGGTCGTCGTCAGTCAAAAGATGTGGTGGAACGTTTCTGCAATAGCTATCAGAAAGCAATGCTTGAAGCTTTTCGTGTATTGAAACCAGGTAGAAGTATGTTCATGATGGTTGGTAATCCGTTAGTAAAAGGTGAAATAGTTGATTTGGGCAGCATAACAAAAGAATTGGCGACTATTGCCGGTTTCAATCTAATAGCCGAAACGACGAGGGCTGGCGTTAATCGCCGTGCCAACAAGATGGGAACAGAGCTACTATTATTTTTTCAAAAACCATAA
- a CDS encoding DNA methyltransferase: MQNPSLLKKNDFDVSLPSIDRLENKAHRLFQYGQNAKEIIRVSPFVINGPIDQNWFHNTLISLQEQSEERIPWELYRKRLSLIESTGFTEEPTSLTRLESPKKDAKSWNSNYGPHGWHRYVGRFPPHLVRALLNHFQATQNDIVLDPFVGSGTTLVECRLLGIPSIGIEICPLSSLIARTKSKFPMNTDSVSHIPEQLSFFYSERLSSFLRGRLINEIPYEDILSRPGNLISAFPNYQNWFTRDALLGVSIVTEFAATQQQYARDIILIALSSKMRSIGNVDVDVVRAEYSKKPKENVDVLQIVIRQLSKMLKSIQDSLVTHRDTLVNEHSVSLLERDVLEVDLPEASVSHVITSPPYGVEAISYLRTHLLSYRTLEQFLETDPYEFGQHVIGSEYLPKNPPHVEDFLVSNNSQTYRSFFSQTLGATLSSKHHIRTLMMMKFFEDMNMVASKLRFWMRSNGRVAFVIGNKKIGDTIIPNDIIMKEIFEANGFVFDNAIRHKLKTNNSNSQVPWQERVIQEEYIMLFHRRSSR, from the coding sequence ATGCAAAATCCTTCGTTACTAAAGAAAAATGATTTTGATGTGAGCCTGCCTTCGATTGATCGACTAGAGAACAAAGCTCATCGGCTATTTCAATATGGTCAAAACGCCAAAGAGATCATCCGCGTTTCACCATTCGTAATCAATGGGCCTATCGATCAGAATTGGTTCCACAACACACTAATCTCTTTGCAAGAACAATCAGAGGAAAGAATTCCGTGGGAACTCTATCGTAAGCGGCTCTCGCTAATTGAAAGTACAGGCTTTACCGAAGAACCCACTTCCTTGACTAGGCTCGAATCACCCAAAAAAGATGCTAAAAGTTGGAATTCAAACTATGGACCTCATGGGTGGCACAGATATGTAGGTAGATTTCCCCCACATCTCGTCAGAGCACTTCTTAACCACTTTCAGGCAACCCAAAATGATATTGTCCTAGACCCTTTCGTTGGAAGTGGAACTACACTAGTTGAATGTAGGCTGCTTGGCATTCCATCAATTGGTATCGAAATATGTCCGCTATCTTCTTTGATTGCCCGGACAAAAAGCAAGTTCCCCATGAACACTGACAGCGTTTCGCACATACCTGAACAGTTGTCCTTTTTCTACAGCGAGCGGTTGTCAAGTTTTTTGCGCGGGAGGCTCATTAACGAAATACCTTATGAAGACATTCTCTCACGACCGGGCAATTTGATTTCTGCTTTCCCCAATTACCAAAATTGGTTTACTAGGGATGCGTTGTTAGGAGTATCTATTGTAACGGAGTTTGCAGCAACTCAACAGCAATATGCACGTGATATAATTTTAATTGCGCTTTCTTCTAAAATGAGAAGCATCGGTAATGTAGACGTTGATGTAGTTCGGGCGGAGTACAGCAAAAAACCGAAAGAGAATGTTGATGTCCTTCAAATAGTGATCCGACAGCTTTCCAAAATGCTGAAGTCAATCCAGGATTCTCTTGTAACTCATCGCGACACACTAGTGAACGAGCATTCTGTTTCACTCCTAGAAAGAGATGTCTTGGAAGTAGATCTACCCGAGGCATCTGTATCTCATGTAATTACATCTCCCCCTTACGGAGTAGAAGCCATAAGCTATCTTCGAACGCATCTACTGTCATATAGAACACTAGAACAGTTCCTTGAAACAGATCCATACGAATTCGGACAACATGTAATAGGCTCTGAGTATCTACCTAAAAACCCGCCCCACGTCGAAGATTTCCTTGTCTCCAACAATAGCCAAACCTATCGTTCTTTCTTTAGTCAGACACTCGGAGCGACATTGTCTTCCAAGCACCATATCCGAACATTAATGATGATGAAGTTCTTTGAAGACATGAATATGGTTGCAAGTAAGTTGCGCTTTTGGATGCGCTCAAATGGACGAGTTGCCTTTGTCATAGGAAACAAGAAAATTGGCGACACCATAATTCCGAATGATATAATCATGAAAGAAATTTTTGAGGCCAACGGTTTTGTGTTTGATAATGCCATTCGACATAAACTAAAAACAAATAATAGCAATTCTCAAGTCCCCTGGCAAGAAAGAGTTATCCAAGAAGAGTATATAATGCTTTTCCACAGGAGGTCCTCGCGATAA
- a CDS encoding site-specific integrase: protein MANRTRVRAAGEGTIYENVKRKRWEGQFPYTDPATGKTKRKLIIGKSQTEVSKKGKEFQDTIKSGLVPGADKKTLWDWLDHWLKECIKPNVRIKSFEKYESCLKSYIKPKLGDKPIKKLTPEDFRKVFNEMLTKGGRAGIGVSTSTVRSTRRYLAMAYKQAIEDGIVARNIIHATKPPQLVKEEIKPLTEEQANLLLKAAKEGEFFYLGVKQRRKPSPASEYHKAMAYAVVMLTLNTGMRLGEVFGLKWGDIDLPKKVVSVRRSLVSSATKGMIFEEPKTKGSKRRIPVTDAVKKALERYQKEQQWFINGMGDQYDAKENLVFANLFGKPVDTSNFTTRYFKKMLVQSGLDRHFCFHDLRHTHATLLLKQGVNIKVISERLGHSTIQMTLDTYSHLMPDMQQTAVHALEALNMN from the coding sequence TTGGCTAATCGAACAAGGGTCCGAGCCGCCGGCGAAGGGACGATTTATGAGAACGTAAAACGTAAAAGGTGGGAAGGGCAATTCCCTTACACGGACCCGGCAACGGGTAAGACCAAACGTAAGCTGATAATAGGGAAAAGCCAGACTGAAGTATCAAAAAAGGGGAAAGAGTTTCAGGATACCATAAAAAGCGGTTTAGTCCCCGGTGCGGACAAGAAGACTCTTTGGGACTGGTTGGACCATTGGTTAAAGGAATGCATTAAACCCAATGTGCGGATTAAGAGCTTCGAGAAGTATGAGTCGTGCCTCAAAAGCTATATTAAGCCCAAGCTCGGAGACAAACCTATAAAAAAATTAACCCCGGAAGACTTTCGCAAAGTATTCAATGAGATGCTTACCAAAGGTGGGCGAGCTGGTATTGGCGTATCGACTTCAACAGTACGGTCCACCCGGAGGTATTTAGCTATGGCGTACAAACAGGCAATCGAAGACGGCATAGTTGCACGAAATATTATTCATGCCACCAAACCTCCCCAATTGGTAAAAGAAGAAATCAAGCCACTAACGGAAGAACAAGCCAACTTGCTTCTTAAGGCTGCGAAGGAAGGAGAATTCTTTTACTTAGGGGTTAAGCAGCGGCGAAAACCGTCGCCAGCCAGTGAATATCATAAAGCTATGGCCTATGCAGTTGTGATGTTGACACTTAACACGGGTATGCGGTTAGGTGAAGTGTTTGGCTTAAAATGGGGCGATATAGACTTACCCAAGAAGGTGGTCAGCGTTCGACGGTCACTAGTATCCTCCGCGACTAAAGGAATGATATTTGAGGAGCCAAAGACAAAAGGGTCCAAACGGCGTATCCCAGTTACCGATGCCGTCAAAAAAGCTCTTGAGCGGTACCAGAAAGAGCAGCAATGGTTTATTAATGGTATGGGAGACCAATACGATGCAAAAGAAAATCTTGTATTCGCTAACTTATTCGGGAAGCCTGTGGATACATCAAATTTTACCACAAGGTATTTTAAGAAGATGCTAGTGCAGTCAGGGTTGGACCGGCATTTTTGTTTTCATGATTTACGGCATACTCACGCCACCTTGCTATTAAAGCAGGGGGTGAATATAAAGGTTATAAGCGAGCGACTGGGACATTCCACTATACAAATGACATTAGACACGTATTCCCATTTGATGCCAGACATGCAACAGACTGCCGTCCACGCTCTTGAAGCATTGAATATGAATTAA